TCATGTTTTTCTTTTCCAAAAATCCAAATGCTGGATGTTGTTTTTTGAAATCATCAAAATTTTCCATTACAGCTTTTGTAACTAAATAAACAAGCTCTTCAGAAACATCTGCAGAAGTAACAACAGTAGCTTTTACACCAAAAGTTGTAGCATCTTTTTTCTGACCTGTATAAGTTCCTTTAGGTATTACTGCCTGTGCATAATAATCTGCACCATCAATCAAACCTTGAACCTCAGAACCTGTTAAATTAATTGGAGATGCTTTAGCTGCACAAGTTGCTGCTTGTTCCATAGCACCATTTGGAAATCCAACTGAATAACCAAATGCATCTATTTTTCCGTCACATAGCGCTTTGACTTGTTCAGAAGATGTAAGTTCAGTTGTTGATTTAAAGAAACTGTTATCAACACCCATGGCTTTCATTAATTCTTCCATAGTTCCTCTTTGTCCTGAACCTGGGTTACCAATATTAACAACTTTTCCCTCTAAATCTGCAAAATCTTTAATTCTTGCTTTTTTTCTAGCCCAAATTTGAAAAGGCTCATTGTGAACTGAGAAAACTGCTCTCAAATTACTAAATTGTTTTCCTTCCCATTTACTAGATCCATTAACAGCATGATACTGCCAGTCTGATTGTGCAACTCCAAATTGGAATTCACCAGCTGCTATCTGACCAATATTGTAGTTTGATCCACCAGTTGATGGAGCAGTACATCTATAAGCTTTTTCTGTACCTTTTGATCTTCCATGCTCAGCACTGATTGCTGACTTATGAAGCATTTTACATATAGCATTCCCTGTTTGGAAATATACTCCTGTAGGTCCACCTGTTCCTATCGTAAAGAACTCAGCTGATTTAGCAACAGTTGTTAAAGACAATGATGCAAATATAATCAGTAAAGCACTTGATAGAGATGTGATTATTTTTTTCATTATTTTCCCCCTATATTTTTATGTCGTTATTTTTTAAAAGTTTATTCTAACAAAAAACAATCAAGGGTGTACAGAGTGAATTTATAGGGTTTCAGACCAATTTTTTAATTTATTAACACCTTCAACTACTTTTGGTGCAAACTTATTAATTAGATTTTCATCAATTTTTTTATTTTCATCAATATTATTCATAAACTCTTGTCCATCAAAATCTGTAAAGCTTAGCCTTGCTAACATTTTGTCTGGATTAAATCCAAAATCAGAACCTGGTAATAAAGCAACTCCAGTATTATGTAATATATCCCCACACATTTCTGATGAAGTTTTAAATTTGTTATTTAAAAATTCTGGCATTAAATAAAATCCTCCTTGAGGCTCATTAATCAATACCTTATTTGATTTTAAATTTAAAAAAACATATTTACCAATTGCACTTAAAATATTTATTGATTTTGCAATATAATTTGAATGATCGTTTTCATAAGCTTTAATTGCTGCGTACTGAATAGGTGCGCTCACAGCAGAAAAGGTTTCACTAGCTAATACATTGATCATATTTTTTAAATCATTCAATTCATCTGGAATTATAAAATAACCAAGTCTCCATCCTCCTGCACCACACCATTTACTAAGTCCAGTACTAATAATAGTTTTTTCAGGACAATAACTTGAGATAGATTTAAAATTTTTTGAAAATGTTAATTCTGAATATATTTCATCTGATAAAATTATAAGATTATATTTTTTAGCAATTTCTGAAATTTCTTCTAATTTGTTACAAACCTGTCCAGAAGGATTGTTTGGTGAATTTAAAAATAATAAATAATTTTTATCTTTATCTTTTGATATGATTTTCTCAATTTGTGCTCCAGTAGGAAACCAGTTGTTTTCTCTTTCTGTTTGGAGAATTTGAATTTTATTTCTCCCTAAAATAGCTTGTGGTGCATATGAAACCCAACTGGGTGCTGGCAATATAATTTCACCATCAAAAATTACATGTAATAAAAACATTAATTCTTTAGATCCTGGTCCAATAATTACATTGTTCGCTTTGTAGTTATAATTTTTCTTTTTCGATGAATATTTAGCAACAACTTCCCTTAATTCATCAAGACCTTGCATAGGTAAATATTTATTTTGATAGGCATTACTTTTTAATTCTTCAACTATATCCTCAGGTACTTTAAATGGTGATTGTCCAAAACCAAATTTAAAGATTTTTTTTCCCTGTTGTTCTAATTGTTTTGAAGTTTCGTTAATTGCAAGAGTAGATGAAGGTTTTAGGTTTTTGACAAGATTTTTTAACATTTAATAGCTCAATTCTTCTAAATTATTAAACTGTTCAAGAGCTTCGGGATTTGCTAAAGCTTCAATGTTTTTAATTTGACTTCCTTCTATCTTACTTTTAACTGCAAGTTCAACTATTTTGCCACTTTTTGTTCGAGGTATATCTTTTACAACAATAACTTTACTTGGAACATGTCTAGGAGATGCATTTTTTTTTATTTGTAATTTAATTTTGTAAATTAATTCTGCTGTTAATGAATAATTTTTGCTCATTACAATAAATAAAACTATTCTAACATCATTATCCCATGATTGTCCTACAACAATAGACTCTTTTATTTCTTTAAACTTTTCAACTTCTGAAT
Above is a genomic segment from Candidatus Pelagibacter sp. FZCC0015 containing:
- a CDS encoding TAXI family TRAP transporter solute-binding subunit — encoded protein: MKKIITSLSSALLIIFASLSLTTVAKSAEFFTIGTGGPTGVYFQTGNAICKMLHKSAISAEHGRSKGTEKAYRCTAPSTGGSNYNIGQIAAGEFQFGVAQSDWQYHAVNGSSKWEGKQFSNLRAVFSVHNEPFQIWARKKARIKDFADLEGKVVNIGNPGSGQRGTMEELMKAMGVDNSFFKSTTELTSSEQVKALCDGKIDAFGYSVGFPNGAMEQAATCAAKASPINLTGSEVQGLIDGADYYAQAVIPKGTYTGQKKDATTFGVKATVVTSADVSEELVYLVTKAVMENFDDFKKQHPAFGFLEKKNMIKDGLSAPLHPGAIKYYKEAGLM
- a CDS encoding pyridoxal phosphate-dependent aminotransferase encodes the protein MLKNLVKNLKPSSTLAINETSKQLEQQGKKIFKFGFGQSPFKVPEDIVEELKSNAYQNKYLPMQGLDELREVVAKYSSKKKNYNYKANNVIIGPGSKELMFLLHVIFDGEIILPAPSWVSYAPQAILGRNKIQILQTERENNWFPTGAQIEKIISKDKDKNYLLFLNSPNNPSGQVCNKLEEISEIAKKYNLIILSDEIYSELTFSKNFKSISSYCPEKTIISTGLSKWCGAGGWRLGYFIIPDELNDLKNMINVLASETFSAVSAPIQYAAIKAYENDHSNYIAKSINILSAIGKYVFLNLKSNKVLINEPQGGFYLMPEFLNNKFKTSSEMCGDILHNTGVALLPGSDFGFNPDKMLARLSFTDFDGQEFMNNIDENKKIDENLINKFAPKVVEGVNKLKNWSETL